The genomic interval AATACTCAATGAGTGCAGCGGAAAAACTACCCAAGCCCCTCGACCCAGACCTCCTGACGCAGGGTTATTCGGCGCGTGAGTCGTGGCGGGTGTTCGGGATTATGGCAGAGTTCGTCGAATCCACCGAGCGTCTGAGCGCCATCCGCCCTGCGGTGAGCATCTTCGGCAGCGCCCGTACTCCCTCGGATCATCCCTATTATATGCTGGCCGAGCAGATCGCGCGGAAGCTCTCCGATGCAGGCTTTGCCGTCATTTCCGGCGGCGGCCCGGGGATCATGGAGGCGGCCAACAAGGGGGCATTTTTCGGCGCGTCCCCCAGCATCGGTCTGAATATCCAGCTGCCCCACGAACAGCATACCAATCCCTACCAGGACATCAGCCAGACCTTCCGCCACTTTTTCGCGCGCAAGGTGATGTTCGTCAAGTTCGCTACCGCCTATGTCGTAATGCCGGGCGGTTTCGGCACCCTTGACGAACTGATGGAGGCGCTCACCCTGGCGCAGACGGGAAAAATCCGGAAGATTCCCATCATCCTGGTCGGCGAGCCATTCTGGCGCGACCTGCTGACCTGGTTCCGCACCACGCTGGTACGGGAAAAAGTGATCAGTGCGGAAGATCTGAACCTGATCCAGGTGATCGACGAACCGGATGCGGTCGTGGAGGCCATTTTCCAATATTACGAAACCAGCGGCTTCGAGCCCTCCCCTGCGGAACGGGAAATTCAGCTCAATCTTTAAAGAGATCTTTAAGAGATGCTTATCCGCTGGGGCGGCAAGCGGTATAATCCGCCTTCAATCTTCCTCTTAGGAATTGTCATGCGCCGTTTGATCCCCCTTTTGATGCTGTGCGCCCTTCCCGCCTTCGCGGACAAGGCCGCCACCCCGTCAGGCCTGCAGCCCCTGCCCGAGCCTCCTGCGCCGCCGCCCGGTTACGAGCCTGATCCATCCCTGGAGCCGCAAGTGACCATCACCAAGCGCGGCGAGGACAAGGTGGAAGAGTTCCGCATCCACGGCAAGCTTTACATGATGAAAATCACGCCTCCCCACGGTGTGCCTTATTACCTGATCGACGAACAGGGCACGGGCCGCTTCGTGCGTCAGGGCGAGGTGAGCCCCGGCGTCATGGTGCCGATGTGGTTGCTGAAATCTTTCTAGGTTGATTGCAGCCCCCGGGGCTGATTATGACATGTCCGTTTTTACCACCGTCACCGACGCGCAGCTCGAGCTTTGGCTAAAAGGTTATGCCCTAGGTTCCTTACAGGACCTGCAGGGCATTTCGGCCGGCATCGAGAATACCAACTACTTCGTCACCACCAGCCACGGCCGTTTCGTGCTGACTCTGTTCGAGAAGCTCGGCGCCGACGAACTCCCCTACTTCATCAACCTCATGGCGCACCTTGCGCATCACGGCATCCCCTGCCCGGCGCCGGTAGCCAATCTGCACAATGGCTACCTGGGGGAGCTCAACGGCAAGCCGGCGTGTATCGTGAGCTGCCTGGAAGGCCAGTCCCTGCAGGAGACCACGCCGCATCACTGCCGCGAAGTGGGTGAAATGCTCGCCGCGATGCACCTGGCGGGCCGTACCTACCCCGCCCAAATGCCCAATCCGCGCGGCCCCCACTGGTGGCAGACCACCGCTCCGCAAGTGATGCCCTTTCTCGATGCCGAGGATGCCGCCCTGCTGGCGGAAGAGTTGCGCTTCCAGTCGCTTTACCGCTTCGAAGACCTGCCGCGCGGCGTGATCCATGCCGACCTGTTCCGCGACAACGTGCTGTTCAAGGGCGACAGTGTCGGCGGGCTGATCGATTTCTATTTTGCCTGCAACGATGTCTGGCTTTACGACCTGGCGATCACCGTCAACGACTGGTGCGTCAATGCCGGGGACGGTACGCTGGACCGGCAACGCATGGCCGCCATGCTCGAGGCGTATCACGGCACCCGCCCGCTGAGCGCGGTCGAGCGCGGCGCCTGGCCGGTGATGCTGCGCGCCGCGGCCCTGCGCTTCTGGCTGTCGCGCCTCTACGACTTCCATTTTCCGCGCCCGGGCGAAATGACTTTCGCCAAGGACCCCAAGCACTTCCGCCGTATTTTGCAGCACCACGTCAGCCACCACGACGCGCTGCAGCAGATGTGGGTGTGATCCATGACTGAGATCACGACGGCACAACACTTGCAGCCGCGCACGGTCGATGTGGCGCAGGGGTGGCGCTGGATCGCCGCGGGTTTTCGTCTGTTCGGCAAGAATCCGCAGATATGGATCGTGTTCTTCCTGATTTATCTGGTGGTCGAACTGGTGCTGGCGGTATTTGTGCCGGTCGTCGGTGCGATCGCTTCGGCCCTGCTCGACCCCATCTTCCTCGCCGGCTTCATGGCGGGCTGTCGCGCGCTGGAACTGGACGAAGAGCTGGAAATCACCCACCTGTTTGCCGGTTTTAAAGCCCATGCGCGTCAACTTGCGACGCTGGGCGGGCTTTACCTGGGCGGTAAAATCCTCATCGTCATGCTCGCCATGGGTGTGACCAGCGTGCTCTACGGGCCTATGGCACCGCTGGAACTGGACAAGCTGGATGCCGCCGACCCCGCCCTGCTTCCGCTCCTGATGCAGTATATGGTCATGGGCGTAGTGGTGATGGCTTTGTTGTTGCCGCTGCTTATGGCTTACTGGTTTGCCCCGGCCCTGGTGCTGTTCGACGGTCTGCCGGCCAAGCAGGCGATGAAACTGAGTTTTGCCGCCTGTCTGCGCAATGTCCTGCCTTTCACGCTGTACGGGGTGATCGGCCTTGTCCTTTTCGTGCTGGGCTCGATCCCGCTCGGCCTCGGCTTGCTGGCCGTCATTCCTGTGCTGTTCGCGACTTCCATCTACACGGCGTACCGCGATATTTTCGTGGCGGTAAGCGAGGAAAATTAAGCCGGATTATCCGGATTAAGAAGCTTCCAGCTTGGCGTACTCCAGCGCCAGCCATTTCACACCGGCGTGGCTGAAGCTCACCTGCACTCGCGCATCCGCGCCGCGCCCCTCGCTGTTGATGATGATGCCCGGCCCGAACTTGGGGTGGGAAACCGCCTGGCCGATATGCCAGCCCGATGCGCCAGTCGCAGCGCTGCTCGCTGCCGGCTGCTGCATGGGTTGCGCTGCCCCGCTGTGGTTGATGCGTTTGAGCAATTGCGGCGGCAGCTCTTCCAGGAAGCGCGAGGCGATGCCATAGCGCAGCTGTCCATGCAGCATCCGGCTGTCGGCAAAGCTGATATACAGCCGCCGCCGTGCGCGGGTGATGGCGACGTACATCAGGCGCCGTTCTTCTTCCACGCCGTCGCGCTCCTTGGCGGCATTCTCGTGCGGGAACAGCCCTTCTTCCAGCCCGCTGATGAACACGGCATGAAACTCCAGACCCTTTGCGGCATGCACGGTCATCAGCTGCAGCGCTTCCTGCCCCGCCTCCGCCTGGTGTTCGCCGGCTTCGAGCGAGGCATGCGTCAGGAATGCGGTGAGCGCGTCGGGCGCCCCATCCACGTCTTCCGCCGAGTGTTCGAGCTCGAATCCGGCCGCGGCGTTGATCAGTTCGTTGAGGTTTTCCAGGCGGTCGGCGCCCTCCTTCTCGCTTTTGTAATGCGCGACCAGGCCGCTGTGGTCCAGCATGTGCTCGACCTGCTCAGGCAGGGGCAGCGCCGCGCATGTTTCGCGCATGCTTTCGATCAACGCGGTGAACGCGCTGATGGTGGCGCCGGCCTTGCCGCTCATGCGCTTGAGCTGCGCCGCCTGCCACAGGCTGATACCTTCGCTGCGGGCGATTTCCTGCAAGGACTCCAGGCTGCGCGCGCCGATGCCGCGGGTAGGAAAATTGATCACCCGGAGCAATGCGCCGTCGTCGTTCGAGTTGCCGATCAGGCGCAGGTAAGCCAGCGCGTGCTTGATTTCCTGGCGCTCGAAGAAGCGCAGCCCGCCGTAGACGCGGTACGGCACCGCGGCGTTGAACAAGGCGTGTTCCAGCACGCGCGATTGCGCGTTGGAGCGATACAGCAGGGCGATGCCGGAGAGCGGAACGCCTTCGCGCTGCAAGGCTTTCACCTCGTCCACGATGAAGCCGGCTTCCTCGTAGTCGGAGTGGGCCTCGAAGACGCGGATCGGCTCGCCTGAACCCTCCGCCGTCCACAGGTTCTTGCCCAGGCGGCTCTGGTTGTGGCGGATCAGTGCGTTGGCGGCGTCGAGAATGTTGCCGTGCGAGCGGTAGTTCTGCTCCAGGCGAATCACTTTTTCGACCTGGAAATCGCGCTCGAAATCGGCCATGTTGCCCACGCGCGCGCCGCGGAAGGCATAGATCGACTGGTCGTCGTCGCCTACCGCGAACACCGCGGCTTGTTCCCCCGCCAGCAGCTTGAGCCACTGGTATTGCAGGTGGTTGGTGTCCTGGAATTCGTCTACCAGGATGTGGCGGAAACGGCTCTGGTAGTGCTGGCGCAAGGCGGTTTCACGCTGCAGCAGCTCGTAGCTGCGCAGCAGCAGTTCGGCGAAATCGACTACCCCCTCGCGCTGGCATTGCTCGTCGTAGGCGGCATAGAGCTCCCGCTGCTTGCGCGAGTAGGGGTCGAAAGCCTCGACCATGTGGGCGCGCAGCCCCTCTTCCTTGCAGCCGTTGATGAAATGCTGCAACTGCTTGGGCGGGTATTTCTCGTCGTCCACGTTGAGCGCCTTGAGCAGGCGCTTGATGGCGCCCAGCTGGTCGGCCGAGTCGAGGATCTGGAACAGGGCCGGCAACCCGGCTTCGCGGTGGTGTGCGCGCAGCATGCGGTTGGCCAGGCCGTGAAAGGTGCCGATCCACATGCCGCGCGTGTTGATCGGCAGCAGCGCCGCGAGGCGCGCGAGCATTTCCTTGGCCGCCTTGTTGGTGAAGGTGACGGCGAAAATGCCGCTGGGGCTGGCCAGGCCGGACTGGATCAGGTGGGCGATGCGGGTGGTGAGCACCCGCGTCTTGCCGCTGCCGGCGCCAGCCAGGATCAGCGCGGATTCATGGGGCAGGGTAACGGCGGCGAGCTGTTCCGGGTTGAGTCCGCGTAGCAAGGGTGTGGTCATGGTTTCGCCAAATAATAAGGCCGGGAAATTCCCGGCCTCGTATACATTTCCGCGTGGCTTTTCAGTTGCGCGAAATCAAGATTTTTTCTTGTTCTCGATCAGGTTGTGGATGAGCGGGGAAAGAATCACTTCCATCGCGAAACCCATCTTGCCGCCGGGCACCACGATGGTGTTGGGGCGCGACATGAACGAATCGTGAATCATGTTGAGGTAATAGGGGAAATCCACGCCCTTGGGGTCGCGGAAGCGGATCACCACGAAGCTCTCGTCAGGCGTAGGGATGTCGCGGGCGATAAAGGGGTTGGAGGTGTCCACCGTCGGCACGCGCTGGAAGTTGACGCAGGTGCGCGAGAACTGCGGCGTGATGTAGTTCACGTAGTCGGGCATGCGGCGCAGGATGGTGTGCACCGTCGCTTCTGCCGAGTAGCCGCGCTCTTTGGCGTCGCGGTGAATTTTCTGGATCCACTCCAGGTTGACGATCGGTACCACGCCCACGCCCAGGTCTACGTGCTTGGCGGCATCAACAGTGCCGTTCTGGACCAGGCCGTGCAGGCCTTCGTAAAACAGCAGATCGGTGCCCTTGGGGATATCTTCCCAAGGCGTGAATTCGCCGGCCTTCAATTTGGTGCCGAGGCGACCGTTCTGGTCCGCGGCTTCGGCATCGGAGTGAATGTAATAACGTTTCTTGCAGGTGCCGGTTTTGCCGTAGGTCTTGAACATTTCCTCGATCTTGTCGAAGTGGTTGGCTTCAGGACCGAAATGGCTGAAATGCTGGTTGCCGGCTTCTTCCGCTTTTTTCGAGGCTTCCTTGAACTCCACGCGCCCGAGTGAGTGCATGCTATCGCCTTCTACCACGCCGGCCGTGATGTCTTCGCGGCGGAAAATGTGCTCGAACGCGACTTTGACGGTGGTGGTGCCTGCGCCCGACGATCCGGTGACGGCGACGACTGGGTGTTTCTTGGACATGGTTTGGAATCCCCGAAAATAATTGATCTCGAATGCTCAAGTATAATCGTGACATGGCACTCTTGTCACTATGCCCACGCGATGCCGGGCAGATGTGGGCTGACGATTTCAGCGTATAATCATCAGCTTTTCTGTCGGCTATTTTCAAGAATCATGGAAAACCTTTATAACCCCGCCGAAGTCGAGCAGCGGGCACAGCAGCACTGGGATGCGACCCAGGCGTTCAAGGCCGAGGAAATTCCCGGCAAACCCAAGTATTACTGCCTGTCGATGTTCCCCTACCCTTCCGGCAAGCTGCACATGGGCCACGTGCGCAACTACACCATCGGCGACGTGCTGTCGCGCTACCACCGCTTTCAGGGCTTCAACGTGATGCAGCCCATGGGCTGGGATGCCTTCGGCCTGCCCGCCGAGAATGCGGCCATCGCCAACAAGGTGGCGCCCGCCGCCTGGACTTATTCCAACATCGACTACATGCGCGGCCAGCTGAAGAGCCTCGGTCTGGCGATCGACTGGACGCGCGAGCTCGCCACCTGCAAGCCGGACTACTACCGCTGGGAACAGTGGCTGTTCACCAAGCTGTTCGAAAAGGGCCTGATCTACAAGAAAACCGCCGCGGTCAACTGGGACCCGGTGGACTGCACCGTGCTCGCCAACGAGCAGGTGATCGACGGGCGCGGCTGGCGCAGCGGTGCGCAAGTGGAAAAGCGTGATATCCCGATGTATTTCATGCGCATCACCGCCTACGCCGACGAGCTGCTGAGCGAACTCGACAACCTGTCCGGCTGGCCGGAGCAGGTGCGCACCATGCAGAAAAACTGGATCGGCAGAAGCACTGGCGTGCGCTTCGCCTTCCCCTACGAGTTGGACGGCAAGCAGGAAAAGCTCTGGGTTTACACCACCCGCGCCGACACCATCATGGGCGTGACTTTCTGCGCCGTGGCCGCCGAGCATCCGCTGGCTGCCCATGCTGCGAAGAACAATTCCGCGCTGGCCGCCTTCATCGAAGAATGCAAGCACGGCAGCGTGGCCGAGGCCGATCTTTCCACCATGGAAAAGAAAGGCATGGCGACGGGCATCAGCGTCACTCACCCGCTCACCGGCGCACAGGTCCCGGTGTGGGTCGGCAACTACGTGCTGATGAGCTACGGCGAGGGCGCGGTGATGGCGGTGCCGGCTCACGACGAGCGCGATTTCCACTTTGCACAGAAATACGACTTGGCGATCAAGCAGTCCATCCAGGTCGGGGAAGAAAGCTTTTCCACCGCAGACTGGCAGGAGTGGTACGGCGACAAGGAAAATGGCGTCTGCATCCATTCTGGCAAGTACGATGGCCTGAATTACGAGCAGGCGGTGGACGCCATCGCCGCTGACCTGAAAGCAAAAGAGCTCGGCGACAAGCAGGTGCAGTACCGCCTGCGCGACTGGGGCATTTCGCGCCAGCGCTACTGGGGTTGCCCGATCCCCATCATTCATTGCGCGACCTGCGGCGACGTGCCGGTGCCGGAAAAGGACTTGCCGGTGGTATTGCCGGAAGACGTGACCATCGACATCGGTTCGCCGATCAAGAAAATGCCGTCCTTCTACGACACCACCTGTCCCAAGTGCGGCGGCAAGGCGGAGCGCGAGACCGACACCATGGACACTTTTGTCGAGTCTTCGTGGTATTACGCCCGTTTCGCCAGCGCCGGACAGGATAAGTCCATGCTCGATGAGCGCGCCAATTACTGGCTGCCGGTGGACCAGTACATCGGCGGTATCGAGCACGCCATCCTGCATTTGCTGTACGCGCGTTTCTTCAACAAGCTGATGCGCGACGTCGGGCTGGTGGAATGTTCCGAGCCGTTCACCCGGTTGCTGACCCAGGGCATGGTGCTGAAGGACGGCACCAAGATGTCCAAGTCCAAGGGCAACACCGTCGACCCGCAGGCCCTGATCGACCAGTACGGCGCCGACACGGCGCGCCTGTTCATGATGTTCGCGGCGCCGCCGGAGCAGAGCCTGGAATGGTCGGACGCCGGCGTGGAGGGCGCGTTCCGCTTCCTCAAGCGGCTGTGGAAGGCGGTCCACGAACACGTCGAGACGGGCGTGGTCGAGGCCTACGCGGGCGGCGTGTTGTCTGCCGAGCAAAAGGCGCTGCGCTTCCAGCTGCACGCCACCATCCAGAAAGTGAGCGATGACTACGGTCGCCGCCAGCAGTTCAACACCGCCATCGCAGCGGTGATGGAACTGATGAACGCGCTGGCCAAGGTTGACGACGTCAGCCCGGTCGGCCGCGCGGTGCAGCAGGAGGCGCTGGAGGCCGCAGTGCTGCTGCTCGCGCCCATCGTGCCCCATATCTGCCAGACCCTGTGGGCGGCATTGAAGCCGGGTGCGGACCTGCTGCAGGCCGCCTGGCCCGGCGTCGACGAAGCCGCGCTGGTGCAGGACGAAATCGAACTGATGCTGCAGGTCAACGGCAAGCTGCGCGGCAATATGAAAGTCGCAAAGTCCGCAGGCAAGGACGAAATCGAGAAGTTAGCGCTTGCCAACACGGCCGTGCTCAAGTTCATCGAGGGGCAGGCCGTGAAAAAAGTGGTGGTTGTTCCGGGCCGTCTGGTCAACGTGGTGGTGTAATTTTATATGAAAAAACTCCTTATCCTGGCGCTGGTCCTGATGCTGGGCGCCTGCGGCTTTCAATTGCGCGGCGCGGCGCAGCTACCGTTCAAGTCGCTTTATGTCGAGGGCGGGGGTAGTGCGCTAGGCGTGGATTTACAGCGCGCATTGCGCTACGGCAGCAATGTGCAAATCGTCGATAGCAAGGGCGAAGCGCAAGCGGTGTTGCAGGTGCTGGGCGAAAGTCGCGAAAAGCGCATTCTTTCTATCGGCTCGAATGGACGGGTAAGCGAATACGTGTTGTTCTACCGACTTTCCTTCCGCTTGCACGACGGCAAGGGCAAGGAACTGTTGCCCGCCCAGCCGCTCGAACTGAAACGCGACATTTCCTTCAACGACGCCCAGGTGCTGGCGAAGGAGCAGGAGGAGGCGATGCTGTACCGGGACATGCAGGGCGATGCGGTGCAGCAGATCATCCGACGCCTCAACGCGGTCAAGATATAGCTTTACCATGCGCCTCAAGCCGGAACAGCTTGATCAACATTTAGCCAAGGGGCTGCAGCCGCTTTACCTGGTGTTCGGCGATGAGCCGCTGCTGGCCCAGGAAGCGGCGGATGCGATTCGCGTCCGGGCGCGCCAGGAAGGCTGCGCCGAGCGCGAAGTATTCACGGTGGAGCGCGGCTTCAACTGGCAGAACCTGTTGACCAGCGGCAACAGCATGTCCCTGTTCGCTTCCCGCCGCCTGGTGGAAATCCGCATCCCGTCGGGCAAGCCGGGCAACGACGGCAGCCAGGCGCTGCAGGAGTATTGCGCGCGGCTTCCCGCCGATACCGTCACCCTGTTGGTGTGCCCCAAGCTGGACAAGGCGGCGCAGGCGGGAAAATGGTTCAAGGCCATGGAGCAGGCCGGCGTGGCGGTGGGCGTGTTCCCGGTCGAACGCGCCCAGTTGCCGGCATGGATCGGGGCGCGGCTGGCGCGGCAGAACCAGCGTGCCGAGCCGGCCACGCTGCAGCTGCTCGCCGACCAGGTCGAAGGCAATCTGCTGGCGGCGTTTCAGGAAGTGCAGAAGCTGGCCTTGCTGTTTCCCTCCGGCATGCTGAGCTTCGAGCAGGTCAAGGAATCGGTTGCCGACGTGGCGCGCTTCGATGTTTTCAAGCTCGGGGATGCGCTGCTGGCAGGCGATGTGGCCCGGGTAAGCCGGGTGCTCGACGTGCTGCGCGGCGAGGGGGAAGACCCGGTGCTGATCCTGTGGGCATTGACGCGCGAAATCCGTACCCTCGCCAAGCTGCGCGGCGGAATGCGGCGCGGTGGCAGTCTGCCGCAGCTGATGCGCGACGCCTGGATCTGGGAGGCGCGGCAGCGGCTGGTGGAGCAGGCGGTGAAGCGCACCAGCGAGGCGCGCCTATTGCAGGGGCTGAAACGGGCGGCTGGGATTGACCGCATGATCAAGGGCCTGGCCAAGGGCGATGTGTGGGATGAGCTGTTGCAGCTAGGCTTGACCACGGCCAAGGTTTAATCTTGTCTAAATAGTGAGTTGGAGAATCCGATGGACGTCAAAGCATACATGCACAATCTTGGCCAGCAGGCGCGGGCGGCTTCGCGCGCCATGGCCAAGGCCGACACCAACGCCAAGAACATGGCGCTGACCATGATGGCACGGGCAATCCAGCGCGACAGCGCCAAGCTGTTGGAAGCCAATGCCAAGGATCTGGCCGCGGCGAAAGCCGCCGGGCTGGACGCGGCCATGCTCGACCGGCTCGCCCTGACGGAAAAAGGCGTGGCGGGGATGGCCGAAGGCCTGCTGCAGATCGCAGCATTGCCCGACCCGGTGGGCGAAATCACCGGCCTGAATTACCGCCCTTCCGGCATCCAGGTGGGCAAGATGCGCGTGCCGCTGGGGGTGATCGGCATCATCTACGAAGCGCGCCCCAATGTGACGGCGGACGCCGCCGGCCTGTGCCTGAAATCCGGCAACGCCTCGATCCTGCGCGGCGGCTCGGAAGCAATCCATTCCAACCAGGCGATCGCCGCTTGCGTGCGCGAGGGGCTGGCCGCCGCCGGTTTGCCGGAAACGGCGGTGCAGGTGATCGAGACCACCGACCGCGCCGCGGTGGGAGAGCTCATCACCATGCGCGAATTCGTCGACGTGATCGTGCCACGCGGCGGCAAGGGACTGATCGAACGCCTCATCGCCGAGGCGCGCATCCCGGTGATCAAGCACCTGCACGGCGTGTGCCACGTCTATATCGACGACAAGGCCGACCTCGCCAAGGCGGTGAAAATTGCCGACAACGCCAAGACCAGCCGCTACGGCACCTGCAATACCATGGAAACCCTGCTGGTGGCGCAGGGCGTGGCCGGCCAGGTGCTGCCGCCGCTGAGCAAGATCTACCTGGACAAGGGCGTGGAACTGCGCGGCTGCGCCGCTTCCCGTGCCATCGTGCCGGCCATGAAGGAAGCCACGGAGGAGGACTGGCATACCGAATACCTCGCGCCGATCCTCTCGGTGCGCGTGGTGGCCGACCTGGATGCGGCGATCGAGCATATCAACACCTACAGCTCCCAGCACACCGAGTCCATCGTCACGGAAGATTACACGCGCGCCCGGCGCTTCCTGCGCGAGGTGGACTCCAGCTCGGTCATGGTGAACGCTTCCACCCGCTTCGCCGATGGTTTCGAGTATGGGCTCGGCGCGGAGATCGGCATTTCCACCGACAAGATTCACGCTCGCGGCCCGGTGGGGCTGGAAGGGCTGACGTCGCAGAAATTCATCGTGCTGGGTGACGGCCACGTCAGAGGTTAATCCGGTGCGGCCGGTCGGCATCCTCGGCGGCACCTTCGATCCGATCCACTTCGGCCATCTCCGGCTCGCGGAAGAACTGGCGCAGCAGCTCGATCTCGCCGAGGTGCGCTTCATCCCATCCGGCCGACCCTGGCACCGCGATGCGCCCGGCGCGACGCCGGAGCAGCGCCTGGAGATGGTGCGGCTGGCCATTGCCGGCAACCCCCGCTTTCACCTGGATGGGCGCGAGGCCAGCAGCGGTGCGCCCGGTTACACGGTGGAAACGCTTGCCAAGCTGCGCCAGGAACTGGGCGCAGCCCAGCCGCTGTGCCTGCTGCTGGGCGCCGACGCTTTTCTCGGCCTGGCGACCTGGCATCACTGGCGCGAGCTGTTCAAACTGGCCCATATCGCGGTGGCACAGCGCCCCGGTTTTCCCCTGCAGGCGGCGCAGATGGGAGACGAGCTGAGGGCAGAAGCCGAAAGTCGCATGAGCAGCGATCCGCGTGATTTGCAGGCCACTCCTTGCGGCAAGGTGCTGGCCTGTCCGATCCCTCCGCTCGACATCTCGGCAACCAGCATCCGCTCTGCCGTCAAGGCCGGGAAAAGCCCGCGCTATTTGCTCCCCGACGCAGTTGTCGATTATATTCAAACCCATCATTTGTACCGCTAAGGAAAGCAATGGAACTCGAAGCAATGAAGCAGGCCGTGGTGGCCGCCCTGGAAGACATCAAGGCAAAGGATATCGCGGTGCTGGATGTGAAGCACCTCACCAGCATGACCGATTGCATGATCATCGCCAGCGGCGACTCCAATCGCCAGACCCGGGCTTTGGCCAATAATGTGATCGTCAAGCTCAAGGAACAAGGTGCCGAAATGATCGGCGTCGAGGGCGAGGACAGTGGGGAATGGGTGCTGGTGGATTTCGGCCAGGTAGTGGTGCATATCATGCAGCCCACCATTCGCGAATACTACAATCTCGAGCAGTTGTGGGGCGGCGTCGAAGCGTCGCGGCGTCACCATCAGCCGGCAGCGGGCTAGTTCCTTGCGATGAAGCTGTGGATTCTGGCGGTCGGCAACAAAATGCCGTCCTGGGTCGAAGAGGCGTTCGGCGAATACGCCAAGCGCATGCCGCGCGAAGCGCGCATCGAACTGGTGGAAATCAAGCCGGAAAAACGCGCCGGCGGCAAAACCGTCGAGCAGATGCAGGAGGCCGAGATGACGCGCATCCTGGCGGCGCTGCCTGCTGGGGCAAACCACGTCATGCTGGATGAGCGCGGCGGCGAAATGACCACCCTGGAACTGGCCGGCAGCATGAAGGCATGGCTGCAGGACGGGCGCGATGTGGCTTTCGTCATCGGCGGCGCGGACGGACTTCATCCCGCGCTACGCCAGCGTGCCGGGAAGCTCTGGTCCCTGTCGCGCCTCACCATGCCGCACGGCCTGGTACGGGTGCTGCTGGCGGAACAGCTTTACCGCGCCATGTCGGTGATCCAGAATCACCCTTACCACCGCGAATAAATGAGCTCTTAAGTCATGGCCAACAATCCTCACCAGACCATTTACCTGGCCTCCGCCAGCCCGCGGCGGCGCGAGTTGCTGAAGCAGATCGGGGTGCGCTTCGAAGTGTTGCTGCTGCGCAACCACCCCTCGCGCATGGATGTCGACGAGACGCCGCATGGCGACGAGAATCCGCGCGATTACGTGCTCCGTCTGGCGCGCGCCAAGGCGGAAGTGGGCAGCATGGCGTCGCGCGCCCGGCATTTGCCGGCTTATCCCGTGCTGGCTGCGGATACTAGCGTGATCCTGGACGGACAAATCATCGGCAAACCGGCCGACCGTGTTGACGCCGAGAGCCTGCTGGCCCGCCTGGCGGGACGCAGCCACGAAGTGCTTACGGCGGTGGCG from Sulfurimicrobium lacus carries:
- a CDS encoding Maf family protein, giving the protein MANNPHQTIYLASASPRRRELLKQIGVRFEVLLLRNHPSRMDVDETPHGDENPRDYVLRLARAKAEVGSMASRARHLPAYPVLAADTSVILDGQIIGKPADRVDAESLLARLAGRSHEVLTAVAMSFEERVEVELSVSTVEFMPIDARRIRQYVASGESHDKAGAYAIQGRAAAFVSRLEGSYSGVMGLPLFETTQLLQKFGIEVL